A genomic window from Camelina sativa cultivar DH55 chromosome 2, Cs, whole genome shotgun sequence includes:
- the LOC104734239 gene encoding afadin- and alpha-actinin-binding protein-like: MPATDSEYDAKVLSQSTTGDNTFANVDNLEHCTKYLNQTMVTFGFPASLDLFSNDPVSISRTCNCMYSLLQQRQRDIEFRDSANELRQRQQSDIARLEAKVERLESQLHQKDREIATITRTEAKNTAALKSQIEKLQQERDEFQRMVIGNQQVKAQQIHEMKKKEKDYIKLQERLNQVLMEKKKESRSGMEIMNLLQKEGRQRGTWNGKKTDTDFYKKIVDAYEAKNQELMAENTNLRALLRSMQTDMRDFLNAPNGSANPSLAGSDKREVDTSQSPLGGKTDVFDLPFRMGRGHIEESLRTKMASIKERMVQLQDEPKGASVTSEATERELELEAQLVEARSIIQEQESIMSKHLPKSEQRRKSVVPLAAEGV; encoded by the exons ATGCCGGCGACTGATTCTGAGTACGATGCCAAA GTTTTATCTCAGTCTACGACGGG GGATAACACGTTTGCGAATGTGGATAATTTGGAGCATTGTACGAAGTATTTGAATCAGACGATGGTTACATTTGGATTTCCCGCCTCGCTTGATCTCTTTTCCAATGATCCG gtTTCTATCTCAAGGACTTGCAATTGTATGTACTCGTTGCTGCAGCAGCGACAACGTGATATAGAGTTTAGAGACTCTGCTAATGAGCTGAGACAGAG ACAACAATCGGATATAGCTAGACTTGAAGCTAAAGTTGAGAGGCTTGAATCGCAACTTCACCAGAAGGACAGGGAAATCGCTACAATTACCAGAACC GAAGCAAAAAACACAGCGGCGTTAAAATCCCAGATTGAAAAGCTACAGCAGGAGAGGGATGAATTCCAAAGGATGGTGATTGGTAACCAG CAAGTCAAAGCTCAACAGATTCACgaaatgaagaaaaaggaaaaggactACATTAAGTTGCAG GAACGGCTGAATCAAGTATtgatggagaaaaagaaagaatctagATCAGGAATGGAGATTATGAATCTACTACAG AAAGAAGGGAGGCAGCGTGGGACCTGGAATGGCAAGAAGACTGATACTGATTTCTACAAAAAGATA GTGGATGCGTATGAAGcgaaaaatcaagaattaatggCTGAGAACACTAATCTAAGAGCATTACTACGATCCATGCAG ACGGATATGCGTGATTTCCTAAATGCTCCAAACGGGTCAGCTAATCCTTCATTGGCTGGCAGTGACAAACGTGAGGTTGACACTTCACAATCTCCACTGGGTGGGAAGACG GACGTCTTTGATCTGCCTTTCCGGATGGGTAGAGGTCATATAGAAGAAAGTTTGCGCACTAAGATGGCTTCTATAAAG GAACGCATGGTCCAGTTACAAGATGAACCTAAAGGAGCATCTGTTACATCTGAAGCAACAGAGAGAGAGCTTGAACTCGAAGCTCAGCTTGTTGAGGCAAGGAGTATAATCCAAGAACAG GAGTCCATAATGTCGAAACATCTCCCTAAATCAGAGCAGCGAAG GAAATCCGTAGTTCCACTGGCAGCTGAG GGAGTATGA
- the LOC104734235 gene encoding uncharacterized protein LOC104734235, producing MTKEHNNTTPTPKASLLLLEDDLCKRESMISRNSSVGGSSRLFYYYHHRSLDKGVPFKWEMQPGTPINPPPEDTVPPITPPPAFLSLGFPKPSISTVGDSSKHSLFPANLKIWKWKNLRKRCFARWSSQNMLSKDYDNGRGGSSNSCDELERFDTFDEDYRSSSSSSSSSSSSSSKDRRLIKAYPRQWFSGCPPRNPRNNHTGYR from the exons ATGACTAAAGAACACAATAACACGACTCCAACACCAAAAGCTTCATTATTGTTACTCGAGGATGATCTATGCAAGAGAGAATCAATGATCTCAAGAAACTCATCGGTGGGAGGCTCTTCTAGATTGTTCTATTACTATCATCATCGGAGCCTCGACAAAGGGGTTCCTTTTAAGTGGGAGATGCAGCCGGGAACGCCGATCAATCCTCCACCGGAAGACACCGTTCCTCCGATTACTCCTCCTCCGGCGTTTCTCAGCCTTGGTTTCCCAAAACCCTCAATCTCAACCGTCGGAGACTCTAGTAAACATTCTCTTTTTCCGGCGAACCTTAAGATTTGGAAGTGGAAGAATCTTCGTAAGAGATGTTTTGCTAGATGGTCAAGCCAAAACATGCTTAGTAAAG ATTATGATAATGGTCGTGGTGGTAGCTCAAATTCTTGTGATGAATTGGAGAGATTCGACACGTTTGATGAGGATTACAGGTCAagctcatcatcttcttcatcgtcgtcCTCGTCTTCCTCGAAAGATCGGAGATTGATAAAGGCTTACCCACGTCAATGGTTTAGCGGTTGTCCACCTCGGAACCCAAGAAACAATCATACTGGTTATCGTTAA